In a genomic window of Pseudoglutamicibacter albus:
- a CDS encoding type II toxin-antitoxin system PemK/MazF family toxin: protein MSLSFPLVIRQGCLYYVKDEKITFISEGKRTRHATRRPVLVVSRDNVNDEDSYEAVFVCPISSGGNSSDFDVKIAAFEGGQRKKSWVRVEHLQRLLKNDLEACLSQDGISAAALENVLANIAEMFFPR from the coding sequence GTGAGTTTGTCGTTTCCGCTGGTTATCCGCCAAGGATGCCTTTATTACGTGAAAGATGAGAAAATTACCTTCATCTCCGAGGGTAAACGAACTCGGCACGCTACTCGTCGTCCGGTTCTAGTCGTCTCCCGTGACAACGTGAATGATGAAGACTCTTATGAGGCAGTTTTTGTATGCCCAATTTCTAGTGGAGGCAACTCATCGGACTTTGACGTTAAAATTGCGGCTTTTGAAGGTGGGCAGCGAAAAAAGAGCTGGGTGAGAGTCGAACACCTTCAGCGCTTGCTTAAGAACGACTTGGAAGCATGTCTGTCGCAGGACGGGATTTCAGCTGCCGCTTTGGAGAATGTTCTTGCTAACATCGCAGAAATGTTTTTTCCCCGATGA
- a CDS encoding Panacea domain-containing protein, translating to MDYLWQFISWTTRREADEALAPSITNMKAQKLAYLAESLYGHLESRDLSAGAFQAWEHGPAQPELYRAIKSRVGDNPAAPLPPFSGGNALSKDIEEIYEGVWDNFGGMTANQLRNFTHTYGPYDRHYRRDVRDIDIPKDEIHEAWPEFINGLHIFERSPEMRRRVVALAKLPRTVASSPMSGIHGEIVHDVLVGPCVES from the coding sequence ATGGACTACTTGTGGCAGTTTATTTCTTGGACTACCAGACGTGAGGCTGATGAGGCGCTTGCCCCCTCTATTACGAATATGAAGGCGCAGAAGTTGGCCTATCTCGCGGAAAGTCTCTACGGACACTTGGAGTCTCGCGACCTTTCTGCAGGGGCGTTCCAGGCGTGGGAGCATGGTCCGGCCCAGCCAGAACTGTACCGGGCTATTAAATCTCGTGTTGGTGATAATCCTGCCGCTCCGTTGCCGCCTTTCTCGGGGGGTAATGCCCTTTCGAAGGATATTGAGGAAATCTACGAGGGGGTATGGGACAATTTCGGCGGAATGACTGCCAACCAGTTAAGAAACTTCACGCACACGTACGGCCCCTACGACCGTCATTATCGCCGCGATGTTCGAGACATCGACATTCCAAAGGACGAGATTCACGAAGCTTGGCCCGAGTTTATTAACGGCCTGCACATTTTCGAACGCTCGCCTGAAATGCGACGTCGGGTTGTGGCGCTCGCAAAGTTGCCCAGGACGGTTGCTTCCTCGCCAATGAGTGGGATCCATGGTGAAATAGTTCACGACGTCCTCGTGGGACCCTGTGTCGAGTCGTGA
- a CDS encoding YhgE/Pip domain-containing protein — MASNTPSQQQHPSEESPQPGGFKGFLKKYGRLAVSLVAVGCIPLIYATMLILSNLDPTGNLNHIPALIVNEDSAAEVKGKTINVGDELTKKLMESDSDKNLNWDTATAAEAKNALDHGRALAVLTIPEGFTDHLAHAAKASQKEASIEDAASAHITIQTNDSTNYIMGQIASSVENKLTTELRSQFAKEYLENVYVSLTDINGSLNEAADGSGKVTDGASTAHDASGELSSGLLQLADGTRSLRGASGELNSGAGRLSSGASELAGGLGELSSKTASLPGAAKALDTGAGKLAKGAGDANDAIQKLSAGSKQLSSGTGELNSKITQLNQGAQTLTGANDQLLGALEKAQKDFEALTPDVTINLDPAAQRIEGFLTDLNGSPEFQQFLKENPQFAQRLATAQKDTADIRAGINSVRQAAQSAGLSGGSKPLVPGDLLQKLRAGNAAIKSGANELNTATSQLNTGATKLSDGLGQLAAKSPELAKGAQQLKEGTHQLAQQAPELVAGIGKLNAGAGQLSNGANKLWDGTNQLQAGAGKLDDGAQKAHDGSNRLNSGLGDLVDGSGELTDALKDGADKVPAFTKDEKKKLSEVNSAPVTGELERINQMANNGTGLSPYFMSLALWIGGIAFFMLLAPIPERLVRKYRGKWYSFIQMAFASYSRAAIMAIVQAAIITIIVQFIFGLEVAHPFLLWGLVTLGSLAFLAVNQGLVSLLGAPGRFLSLILVVLQIASAGGTYPWQTMPGILRDIHPHLPMTYTVEAFRSLIGGGVILSTSVAASILMGWLIAGFLMLVLACFLVTRVEVVRDWATLAPGLPGGGKSSAIEGMKEEHAEIKAEAAERRARAIERQKLRLARKKAKRKVREKKKAQAAQAKAEAEAKAKAEAEADVDA, encoded by the coding sequence ATGGCTTCAAACACACCGTCACAGCAACAGCATCCGTCGGAAGAATCACCGCAGCCGGGCGGCTTCAAGGGTTTCCTGAAGAAGTACGGCCGGCTCGCGGTGTCTTTGGTTGCGGTGGGCTGTATCCCGTTGATTTATGCGACGATGCTGATCCTCTCCAACTTGGATCCGACGGGCAACCTCAACCATATTCCGGCGTTGATCGTGAATGAGGATTCCGCCGCGGAGGTCAAGGGCAAGACCATCAATGTGGGTGATGAGCTCACTAAGAAGCTGATGGAGAGTGATTCGGACAAGAACCTGAACTGGGACACCGCCACCGCGGCGGAGGCGAAGAACGCGTTGGATCATGGTCGGGCGCTCGCGGTGTTGACCATCCCGGAGGGGTTCACGGATCATCTGGCGCATGCGGCGAAGGCTTCTCAGAAGGAAGCCTCGATTGAGGATGCAGCCTCGGCGCACATCACGATCCAGACCAACGATTCGACTAACTACATCATGGGTCAGATCGCTTCCTCGGTTGAGAACAAGCTGACCACGGAGCTGCGTTCCCAGTTCGCTAAGGAATACCTGGAGAACGTGTATGTGAGCCTCACGGACATCAACGGTTCTCTCAATGAGGCCGCGGATGGTTCCGGTAAGGTCACCGATGGTGCCTCCACAGCGCACGATGCCTCAGGCGAGTTGAGCTCGGGGCTTCTGCAGCTGGCCGATGGTACGCGTAGTTTGCGTGGTGCCTCGGGCGAGCTGAACTCTGGTGCGGGCAGGCTCTCGAGCGGCGCGAGCGAGCTCGCCGGTGGCTTGGGTGAGTTGAGCTCCAAGACGGCATCACTGCCTGGTGCGGCGAAGGCACTGGATACAGGTGCCGGCAAGCTTGCCAAGGGTGCCGGTGATGCTAACGATGCGATCCAGAAGTTGTCGGCGGGCTCGAAGCAGTTGAGCTCAGGCACGGGTGAGCTCAACAGCAAGATCACTCAACTGAATCAGGGTGCGCAGACCCTGACTGGCGCGAATGATCAGCTGCTGGGTGCCTTGGAGAAGGCTCAGAAAGATTTCGAGGCGCTGACCCCGGACGTCACGATCAACCTGGACCCGGCCGCACAGCGGATTGAAGGTTTCCTCACGGATCTGAATGGCTCCCCGGAGTTCCAGCAGTTTCTGAAGGAGAACCCTCAGTTCGCACAGCGTCTTGCGACAGCGCAAAAGGACACCGCTGATATTCGCGCGGGTATCAATTCGGTGCGGCAAGCCGCTCAGAGCGCGGGCTTGTCTGGTGGCTCGAAGCCGCTGGTTCCGGGGGACCTGTTGCAGAAGTTGCGTGCCGGTAACGCCGCTATCAAGAGCGGCGCGAATGAGCTGAACACCGCAACGAGCCAGTTGAATACGGGGGCGACTAAGCTCTCGGATGGTTTGGGCCAGTTGGCGGCTAAGTCCCCTGAGCTCGCCAAGGGTGCTCAGCAGCTCAAGGAAGGCACGCATCAGTTGGCTCAGCAGGCACCTGAGTTGGTGGCTGGTATCGGCAAACTGAATGCGGGTGCCGGGCAGCTATCGAATGGCGCTAACAAGCTGTGGGATGGCACGAACCAGTTGCAAGCGGGCGCCGGCAAGCTCGATGATGGCGCGCAGAAAGCCCACGATGGATCCAACCGGCTCAACAGCGGCTTGGGTGATCTTGTGGATGGCTCCGGCGAGCTCACCGATGCTTTGAAGGACGGTGCGGATAAGGTTCCGGCGTTCACTAAGGATGAGAAGAAGAAGCTGTCCGAGGTGAACTCAGCACCCGTGACCGGCGAGCTGGAGCGCATCAACCAGATGGCGAATAACGGTACGGGTTTGAGCCCTTACTTCATGTCGCTTGCGTTGTGGATTGGCGGTATCGCGTTCTTCATGCTGCTCGCGCCGATCCCTGAGCGTTTGGTGCGTAAGTACCGCGGCAAGTGGTATTCGTTCATTCAGATGGCCTTCGCCTCCTATAGCCGGGCGGCGATCATGGCGATCGTTCAAGCGGCGATCATCACCATCATCGTGCAGTTCATTTTCGGTCTTGAGGTGGCGCACCCGTTCCTGTTGTGGGGGCTGGTGACGTTGGGTTCGCTCGCGTTCCTCGCGGTGAACCAGGGCCTTGTGAGCCTGCTGGGGGCACCGGGGCGGTTCCTTTCGTTGATCCTGGTTGTGTTGCAGATCGCCTCCGCCGGCGGCACGTATCCGTGGCAGACGATGCCGGGGATTCTGCGCGATATTCACCCGCACTTGCCGATGACGTACACGGTTGAGGCGTTCCGTTCCCTGATTGGTGGCGGCGTGATCCTCAGTACGTCCGTGGCGGCGAGCATCCTGATGGGGTGGCTGATCGCCGGGTTCCTGATGCTGGTGCTCGCGTGCTTCCTGGTGACCCGCGTTGAGGTTGTGCGTGACTGGGCCACCCTTGCGCCGGGCCTGCCGGGCGGCGGTAAGTCCTCTGCGATTGAGGGAATGAAGGAAGAGCACGCCGAGATCAAGGCGGAGGCCGCTGAGCGGCGCGCTCGGGCGATCGAGCGGCAGAAGCTGCGGTTGGCACGGAAGAAGGCGAAGCGGAAGGTGCGCGAGAAGAAGAAAGCGCAAGCCGCCCAAGCGAAAGCCGAAGCCGAGGCGAAAGCAAAGGCTGAGGCGGAAGCCGACGTCGACGCGTAG
- a CDS encoding NADPH-dependent FMN reductase, with protein sequence MAKPTLTIVIASTRPGRKALPIGRWFEKVAREFDGFEVQVADLGEINLPMMDEPKHPRLRDYQHEHTKKWSELVDGSDAFVFVMPEYNFGFPAAIKNALDYLWVEWHYKPLGFVSYGGASGGMRAVQTLKPITSTLKLFPLTEQVALHGFGKYLEDGKFIATEDHVAAAKTMLEELQRVEGAMRTLRS encoded by the coding sequence GTGGCTAAGCCGACGTTGACCATCGTGATTGCTAGTACCCGACCTGGCCGTAAGGCGTTGCCGATCGGGCGGTGGTTTGAGAAGGTCGCGCGCGAGTTTGATGGGTTTGAGGTTCAGGTTGCTGACCTCGGCGAGATCAACTTGCCGATGATGGACGAGCCGAAGCATCCGCGCCTGCGTGATTACCAGCATGAGCACACTAAGAAGTGGTCGGAGCTCGTGGACGGTTCGGACGCTTTTGTGTTTGTGATGCCGGAATACAACTTCGGTTTCCCGGCCGCGATCAAGAACGCCCTGGATTATCTGTGGGTTGAGTGGCATTACAAGCCGCTCGGTTTTGTGAGCTACGGCGGCGCTTCGGGCGGTATGCGTGCGGTGCAGACGTTGAAGCCGATCACGTCCACGCTCAAGCTGTTCCCGCTCACGGAGCAGGTCGCGTTGCATGGTTTCGGCAAGTACCTCGAGGACGGCAAGTTCATCGCCACCGAGGATCACGTAGCCGCCGCGAAGACGATGCTTGAAGAGCTGCAGCGAGTTGAAGGCGCGATGCGCACGCTGCGTTCGTAG
- a CDS encoding cytochrome c biogenesis CcdA family protein: MDIGVVAAFIGGTLALLSPCSALLLPAYFGTVVGSGARLVVHSLVFFVGMVAVLVPLGLGVGALAQLFNAYRTSMIIVAAIVLIVLGVLQIFGLGFDVARWIPGSDAVHERTSMATGLIKSLLLGLTSGLAGACAGPILGSVLTLAATSGSAWMSGFMMAVYGAGMVVPLFVIALLWQRLGARGRGVLRGRTFTVAGREFHVVSVITGVLMIAVGVLFWTTNGLVTAPQLVPLETQMWLQTQAAALSDVWIDIILIITVALLLLRWWFQRERNREQARGKARGEQ; encoded by the coding sequence ATGGATATTGGCGTAGTTGCCGCGTTCATTGGCGGGACTCTGGCGTTGTTGAGCCCGTGTTCGGCGTTGTTGTTGCCAGCGTATTTCGGGACGGTCGTGGGTTCCGGGGCGCGGCTGGTGGTGCATTCGCTCGTGTTCTTTGTGGGCATGGTCGCGGTGCTGGTCCCGCTGGGGCTTGGTGTGGGTGCGCTGGCGCAGCTATTTAATGCGTACCGCACGTCTATGATCATTGTGGCGGCCATCGTGCTGATTGTTTTGGGTGTGCTGCAGATTTTCGGGCTGGGGTTCGATGTTGCGCGTTGGATCCCGGGCTCTGATGCGGTGCATGAGCGGACGTCGATGGCCACGGGGCTCATCAAGAGCCTGTTGCTGGGGTTGACCTCGGGGCTGGCTGGGGCGTGTGCAGGCCCTATTCTGGGTTCGGTTCTCACACTTGCCGCGACCTCGGGTAGTGCATGGATGTCCGGGTTCATGATGGCCGTGTATGGCGCGGGCATGGTGGTTCCGTTGTTTGTGATCGCGCTTTTGTGGCAGCGGCTCGGTGCCCGTGGCCGTGGCGTGTTGCGGGGCCGCACGTTCACGGTTGCCGGACGTGAGTTCCATGTGGTGTCTGTGATCACGGGTGTTTTGATGATCGCCGTGGGTGTTCTTTTCTGGACGACGAATGGTTTGGTGACCGCGCCTCAGCTGGTTCCGTTGGAGACTCAGATGTGGCTCCAAACCCAGGCTGCCGCGCTGTCCGATGTGTGGATCGACATCATCCTCATCATCACAGTCGCCTTGTTGCTGCTACGGTGGTGGTTCCAACGCGAACGCAACCGCGAGCAAGCCCGCGGGAAAGCGCGGGGCGAGCAGTAA
- a CDS encoding short-chain fatty acid transporter, protein MMKNGVLTLKRKRQKQAEPEEDGLQTTQTQSAQTETQTRTETTQLKTNQIQSSQIQARRKRRGPLEAAVQFFSNLMDRYLPDPFVIAIFLTVATMALAVIVRGTSPLKVVDYWGAGLWDLLAFSMQMTLVLLSGYVLAKTPPVDRFLDSLASKIYSPRVAIVTATVVAGVGSWLNWGFGLVMGGIVAQKLAMNVKGLHYPLAIAAGYSGFAVFGFGISAPVPLLLATPGSFMEKQVGVIPLSETVFTPQMLLTTLATLVILPLFNMLLHPTDPAKVREIDRAAYGTVVAKPAQDDVPTIASRLNDSRVVGIGFGLIAMVFAARYFLKGGALNLDMVNFMLLFLAVLLFTRPSAFLTAVNDGVKIVTGLIVQYPFYAGIMAILSATGLAVAVADAFGAFATAESLPFWSFISAGFLNIFMPSGGGQFAVQGPVMAEAATALGADQAATAMAIQIGDQWTNMIQPFWILPALAISGLKLRDVMGYLVLILVVLGIIYTISVLVWGFMLT, encoded by the coding sequence ATGATGAAAAATGGGGTTCTAACCCTCAAGCGGAAGCGTCAAAAGCAAGCCGAACCAGAGGAAGATGGCTTGCAGACAACGCAGACACAATCCGCACAAACGGAAACACAAACACGAACAGAAACCACACAACTAAAGACCAACCAAATACAGTCCAGTCAAATACAGGCCAGACGGAAGAGGCGCGGCCCGCTTGAAGCGGCGGTCCAGTTCTTCTCGAATCTGATGGATCGATATCTACCGGATCCGTTCGTCATAGCAATATTCTTGACGGTCGCAACGATGGCTTTAGCGGTCATAGTTCGCGGCACCAGCCCACTCAAGGTTGTCGATTACTGGGGCGCAGGTTTATGGGACCTGTTGGCCTTCTCAATGCAGATGACTTTGGTGCTGTTGTCGGGTTATGTGCTCGCGAAGACACCACCGGTGGATCGTTTCCTGGATAGCTTGGCATCTAAGATTTATTCGCCGCGCGTCGCTATCGTCACGGCAACTGTGGTTGCTGGCGTTGGTTCTTGGCTGAATTGGGGCTTCGGCCTGGTGATGGGCGGTATTGTTGCGCAAAAGCTCGCGATGAACGTTAAGGGCTTGCATTATCCACTCGCTATCGCTGCGGGCTATTCGGGTTTTGCTGTTTTTGGTTTTGGGATTTCGGCTCCAGTCCCGCTGCTGTTGGCTACGCCTGGCAGCTTTATGGAGAAACAGGTGGGTGTGATCCCGTTGTCGGAGACGGTTTTCACCCCGCAGATGTTGCTGACAACGTTGGCGACGCTCGTTATTTTGCCGCTGTTCAACATGCTGTTGCACCCCACGGACCCGGCGAAGGTTCGTGAGATTGACCGGGCCGCTTACGGCACGGTAGTGGCGAAGCCTGCGCAGGATGATGTCCCAACTATTGCTAGCCGGTTGAATGATTCCCGGGTTGTTGGGATTGGTTTCGGGTTGATCGCGATGGTGTTCGCGGCCCGCTACTTCCTCAAGGGTGGAGCGTTGAATCTGGACATGGTGAACTTCATGCTGCTGTTCCTCGCTGTCCTGTTGTTCACGCGCCCATCGGCTTTCCTCACAGCGGTGAATGATGGCGTCAAGATTGTTACTGGCCTCATCGTCCAGTACCCGTTCTATGCCGGCATCATGGCTATTTTGAGCGCGACTGGTTTGGCTGTCGCTGTCGCGGATGCGTTCGGAGCGTTCGCGACCGCGGAGTCCTTGCCGTTCTGGTCATTCATCTCCGCTGGTTTCCTGAACATCTTCATGCCTTCGGGCGGCGGCCAGTTCGCCGTGCAAGGACCGGTGATGGCGGAAGCCGCGACCGCGCTGGGCGCGGACCAGGCCGCCACAGCGATGGCTATTCAGATTGGTGACCAGTGGACCAACATGATCCAGCCGTTCTGGATTCTGCCCGCGCTCGCGATCTCCGGGCTCAAGCTGCGTGACGTGATGGGCTACCTTGTGCTGATCCTCGTGGTGCTCGGAATTATCTACACGATTTCCGTTCTGGTGTGGGGCTTCATGCTCACCTAA
- a CDS encoding amphi-Trp domain-containing protein: MSEKLFEHESEESMSREQAAARLRDLADALERQNKVRVQSGETDVIVDMPDHVGYEYEIEVKQGGKSEIEVKIFWK; the protein is encoded by the coding sequence ATGAGCGAGAAACTGTTTGAACACGAATCCGAAGAGTCCATGAGCCGCGAGCAAGCAGCCGCCCGCCTGCGCGACCTCGCCGACGCGCTCGAACGCCAAAACAAGGTACGCGTCCAGTCCGGCGAAACCGACGTCATCGTAGACATGCCGGACCACGTCGGCTACGAATACGAAATCGAAGTCAAACAAGGCGGAAAGTCGGAGATCGAAGTCAAGATCTTCTGGAAGTAG
- a CDS encoding DUF808 domain-containing protein, with the protein MAGGLAALLDDIAAIARAAAASLDDVAAATGKATAKAAGVVVDDAAVTPRYVQGITPQRELPVVWKIARGSIINKLVIILPLIMLMSEFTPWLLTPLLMVGGLFLCFEGAEKIWEVIRGHSEAEKPPASFQGAAEEKQIVRGAVRTDLILSAEIMVISLSAVDGMGFWMRLISLIVVALVITVGVYGVVALIVKMDDVGLALARKPATEKLGTGIVKAMPVVMKVLSVVGVVAMLWVGGHILLVGMHDLGFHPIYEWVHHAETAVAAATGGAGAVLGWLTNTFFSAVLGLILGSVVVAVVAGVHAAMSGKGGKAAAAGEAGAPSEGGATGENDTGVMD; encoded by the coding sequence ATGGCCGGTGGGCTTGCCGCTTTGCTTGACGATATTGCCGCGATAGCGCGCGCCGCTGCCGCATCGTTGGATGATGTTGCCGCCGCAACCGGCAAGGCAACCGCGAAGGCCGCCGGCGTCGTCGTGGACGATGCCGCCGTGACCCCGCGCTATGTCCAGGGGATCACGCCGCAGCGCGAACTGCCGGTGGTGTGGAAGATCGCGCGCGGCTCCATCATCAATAAGCTTGTGATCATCCTGCCGCTCATCATGCTGATGAGCGAGTTCACGCCCTGGCTGTTGACCCCGCTACTCATGGTGGGTGGGCTCTTCCTGTGTTTTGAGGGCGCGGAGAAAATATGGGAAGTCATCCGGGGGCATTCGGAGGCGGAAAAACCGCCGGCGTCCTTCCAGGGTGCCGCGGAGGAGAAGCAGATCGTGCGGGGGGCGGTGCGCACTGACCTGATCTTGTCCGCTGAGATCATGGTGATCTCGCTGTCCGCGGTGGATGGAATGGGTTTCTGGATGCGCCTCATCTCGCTGATCGTGGTGGCGCTGGTCATCACGGTGGGCGTGTATGGCGTGGTCGCGTTGATCGTGAAAATGGACGATGTTGGCCTTGCTCTGGCCCGGAAGCCCGCGACCGAGAAGCTGGGTACCGGCATCGTTAAAGCGATGCCGGTGGTCATGAAGGTGCTTTCGGTTGTGGGTGTGGTCGCGATGCTGTGGGTCGGTGGGCACATCTTGTTAGTCGGGATGCATGACCTCGGTTTCCACCCCATCTATGAGTGGGTGCACCACGCTGAAACCGCGGTCGCCGCAGCAACCGGTGGTGCGGGCGCCGTGCTCGGCTGGCTCACCAACACGTTCTTCTCCGCAGTGCTCGGCTTGATTCTAGGGTCCGTTGTGGTCGCGGTAGTCGCCGGCGTTCATGCTGCGATGTCCGGCAAAGGTGGGAAGGCTGCGGCGGCTGGCGAGGCGGGTGCGCCTAGCGAGGGAGGCGCAACTGGTGAAAATGACACAGGTGTCATGGACTGA
- a CDS encoding TetR/AcrR family transcriptional regulator: MTINAVQCAQAAHSEQTAPQTAQSEQTDATDAKASDGVDPRIMRSRDTLITAMTELLREQPIDKITASMVAREAHTSRPTLYQHFGDLTGLTVAAAVHNLEQLLFTAWEQDGPVAGSNRDGSTRRSADAIRNLLNHLQEDRDFFLNVTQGPSSYRVVQAITHALARQLWNAFAYEEGLDAGNNPFATPAPLEEHHTDSNEPSLAQQLQFVSDGVAGAAIGWLTGTRDETVERLATTLQNLAQRVLWPQHRPGHATSIQTS; encoded by the coding sequence GTGACTATCAACGCCGTGCAGTGTGCACAAGCCGCGCACAGTGAACAGACAGCGCCACAGACCGCGCAGTCTGAACAAACCGACGCGACCGACGCTAAGGCATCGGATGGTGTTGACCCGCGCATCATGCGTTCGCGTGACACCCTGATCACCGCGATGACCGAGCTGTTGCGGGAACAACCCATCGATAAGATCACTGCGTCCATGGTTGCACGTGAAGCACACACATCGCGGCCCACGCTGTATCAGCATTTCGGTGACCTGACCGGGCTCACCGTGGCAGCCGCCGTCCACAACCTCGAGCAGCTGCTGTTCACTGCTTGGGAGCAGGACGGGCCCGTCGCCGGTAGCAACAGAGACGGAAGCACTAGGCGTAGTGCGGACGCGATCCGCAACCTGCTGAACCATCTGCAAGAAGATAGGGATTTCTTCCTCAACGTCACCCAGGGGCCAAGTAGTTATCGGGTGGTGCAGGCGATCACTCACGCGTTGGCGCGGCAACTGTGGAATGCGTTCGCGTACGAGGAGGGGCTGGACGCGGGGAACAACCCGTTCGCGACTCCCGCCCCGCTTGAGGAACACCACACTGATTCCAACGAGCCAAGCTTGGCGCAACAGCTGCAGTTCGTCTCCGACGGGGTCGCTGGCGCGGCGATCGGCTGGCTCACCGGAACCCGCGACGAGACCGTGGAACGGCTAGCCACAACCCTGCAAAACCTCGCACAACGAGTGCTATGGCCTCAACACCGGCCCGGGCACGCTACCAGCATTCAGACTTCCTAG
- a CDS encoding DsbA family protein, with translation MSHQPPTPSESNQEAAQEPTENAAGSTPAAATNSAPAWRKYLFPGIVIVAAIIAVVLVVVLRGGSGGANSNSGSGAPDYAAEDAAVDEQRKQQGERSSEEEAQLELIKSLPERNPDDTLAVGEPDAPVQIIMYSDFQCGFCALWTTKTLPVLMEKYVEPGKLRIEFREANVFGEESVKAARAAAAAGEQGKFLEFQKALYPGGEPMKSFPEEKMVEIAEELGLDVKKFKADLGSKQIAELVAQHQQRAAQLGVTSTPMFIVGTRPVSGAQPTEQFEAFIEEQLKIEEQLKQESE, from the coding sequence GTGTCGCACCAGCCCCCTACCCCATCGGAATCCAATCAGGAAGCCGCTCAGGAACCTACCGAGAATGCCGCCGGAAGCACCCCTGCCGCTGCCACTAACAGTGCGCCGGCGTGGCGTAAGTATCTGTTCCCCGGCATCGTGATTGTGGCGGCAATTATCGCTGTGGTGTTGGTGGTGGTCCTGCGCGGCGGTTCCGGCGGCGCGAATTCCAACAGCGGTAGCGGCGCGCCGGATTATGCGGCGGAAGACGCGGCGGTCGATGAGCAACGCAAGCAGCAGGGCGAGCGCAGCAGCGAGGAGGAGGCTCAACTGGAGCTGATCAAGTCGCTGCCGGAACGCAACCCTGATGACACGTTGGCGGTGGGTGAGCCGGACGCGCCGGTGCAGATAATCATGTATTCGGACTTCCAGTGCGGTTTCTGCGCGTTGTGGACCACTAAGACGTTGCCGGTTCTGATGGAGAAATATGTTGAGCCGGGCAAGCTGCGGATAGAGTTCCGTGAGGCGAACGTATTCGGCGAGGAGTCGGTTAAAGCGGCGCGTGCCGCGGCCGCCGCTGGCGAGCAGGGCAAGTTCCTTGAGTTCCAGAAGGCGCTGTATCCGGGTGGAGAGCCGATGAAGAGCTTCCCAGAAGAGAAGATGGTGGAGATCGCTGAGGAGCTAGGGCTTGACGTTAAGAAGTTCAAGGCTGACTTGGGGTCGAAGCAGATTGCGGAGCTGGTGGCACAGCATCAGCAGCGTGCCGCACAACTTGGTGTGACCTCAACCCCGATGTTCATTGTTGGAACCCGCCCCGTGAGCGGCGCGCAGCCGACGGAACAGTTTGAGGCGTTCATCGAGGAGCAGTTGAAAATCGAGGAGCAGCTGAAGCAGGAATCCGAGTAG